The Thermomonospora amylolytica sequence CGTCCCCGGCCTCGGCCCCAGGCGAGCCCTCCGGCTCCACACCGAGCTGGGCGTCGACTCCCCCCGGGCCCTGGCCGCCGCCATCGAGCAGGGCCGCCTGAACGGCATGCGCGGCTTCGGCCCCAGGACCCGCCAGTCCCTCCTCGACGCCATCGCCGCCCTCTGACCCCGCCACGCCGGAACGGTCGCCTCCCGGCGGCGCGAGGTCGGGCACGGTCTCCTTCCGGGCCGTTCCTCCTGATCAGGGGCCGAGCGGTCCCGAAGACGGCGGCGGACGGGGGGATCGCGTTGCGGTCCCTCGTGGGGCCGATCAGGGCCGCGCGGTCCGATGGCGGCGGACTGCGCGACCGGGGCCGCCCCGCGAGGTGATGCGGACGTCAGAAGGCGGTGCGGGCCAGCCAGTGGTCCAGGAGCGCGGTGTCGCCGGTGATCTCGGTGCGGGCGCGGTCCGGGGGCAGGCGGCGGGTGAAGACCAGGACCAGGTCGGTGACGGGGCCGGTCAGGGTGACGTCGGCGGGGCCGTCGCCGCGTTCCCAGGTGACGCCCTCGGGAGCGCGGGTGATCAGCCAGCCGGGCTCGTCCAGGTCGGCGGGGGACAGCAGGAGCCGTTCGCCCGTGCCGCGGAGTTCGGCGATGGCGGGACGGGCCCGGGCGGCCAGGGGCAGGCAGAGCAGTTCCAGCCCCTCGGTGAGGGCGTCGGCGGCCAGATCGGGGGCGTAGTCGACCTCGACGCCCAGGGCGATGGCCGCGTCCGCCCGGTGGACCAGGGTGTCGTGGAGCATCCGGCGGATCCAGAACGAGGCGGGCCGCGGCCCGGCGAACGTCCACACGGTGGTCTCGGTCCCCGTGCGCCGTGCGGCGTCGAGCACCAGCGCGGCGCCCTCCCGCAGCCAGCCCGGCCAGTCCTCGGCCGCGGGCGACGGCGCAGGCACCAGATCCAGTGCGGGCGGCTCGGTGAGCCGGCGTTCCACCAGGTCGGCGGTCCAGCGGTGGGCGTTCCCGATGTGCTCGACCAGATCCCGCACCGTCCACTCCGGGCAGGTCGGCACCCGCAG is a genomic window containing:
- a CDS encoding maleylpyruvate isomerase family mycothiol-dependent enzyme, which produces MLEVERLAAGLREETGRIADIVGGADPDLRVPTCPEWTVRDLVEHIGNAHRWTADLVERRLTEPPALDLVPAPSPAAEDWPGWLREGAALVLDAARRTGTETTVWTFAGPRPASFWIRRMLHDTLVHRADAAIALGVEVDYAPDLAADALTEGLELLCLPLAARARPAIAELRGTGERLLLSPADLDEPGWLITRAPEGVTWERGDGPADVTLTGPVTDLVLVFTRRLPPDRARTEITGDTALLDHWLARTAF